GTGTTGTTGTTATTTACATCTACCTTCAGTTCCGCCAGTGTAAAACGGTTAATGATTTCCTGCTCTGCGGCATCCCTCATATATTTCAGTTCCTCATCCACGATATCCATTGAGTCTGCCATGGCTGCCGTATTCATGGCAGTATCTCCGATACCCTGGGCAATGCTGTCAGTTGTTCCGGACAGGGCGTCTTCCGAAGTCCCTCCTCTAAAGAAGTTTTTTATGTCATCAAGTTTTCCCTTGGCACCTCCTTCTAACCCTCTTCCAAATGTATCCCACTTCTGGAAGTTTTCACCATATTTCAACCGTTCCGGTGACCAGCCAAGGTCAGCCAATACCTGATCCATATCCAGCTTATCTGCTTTGACTTCATAAGTTCCATTTCCATACTTATCAGCTAACTCATCGGCAAGATTAGACAAATCATCCCGCCAGCCTTTCACAGTATCCGCCATATTCGTACCAAATATAAAGTCCAGGCCCTCTGCTATCTTTTGTATCACTCCGAGAACCGTATCACCTAAATCCGCAAATAAATGAATCACGGAAGCGACCGGATCATTAAACAGATTTCCAAAAAAGTTTGCAAAAGCTACCCAGCCATTATAAAAGTACTCAATAATCCCAAATCCAATTTCTAAAAGCCCCATAAGAGCATTAGCTATAAATGCAACGGCTACCGCAATAACACCGCATATTAGTCCGGTTGCACTGTAAGAGGTTCCGGCGAATTTATTAACAGCAGCCACACCTGCATAAAAAAGCGCTATTAAAATGATAATAAGCATAATTATCCAGTTAAGGGGACAGGCAGCTAATGCTGCATTTAATCCATCCTGTGCAGCTATCAATGCAATTATCGCTGCAGTCTCTGCCCAATCACAGATTGTTTTCCACGCCTCACCGGCCGCATTCTTTAATACCGCAATCCATCCTTCCTCCATGGTCGCGTTGTAAACAATCAATGCTGCAATGATTCCCCACAAAACAGGTTCAATCACAGGCCATATTTCAGTAAAAGCCCTCCCCACAGTTCCTGCTACAAATCCAATGGCACCAAAGATCCCACTGATTTCACCGACATTCCCCTTAAGCCCGGTTGTAAAGCTGCTGATGGCTTTGGTCACATTGTCAACTGTATTGCCTATGGGACCAGCTAGCCCCATATTGATCGTCTTAGCCAAAGAACTCAGCGCGCTGGCTGCATCGTTGTATTTTACACTATTTAATTCTTCCAGGTGTTCCGTTGACAGCGTTACAGATCCATCCAAGTTGGACAATGCCATAATTCCTTCACTGCCAAGCTCTCCCCAAGCGCTGCCAAATAGCTTCATTCCTGCTATATTTCTACTGACAGGATCTTCCATGCTGCTTAAAGCGGCAATGGTCTGCTGAAATGCCTGCTTTGCCGTATCACCGCCGCTTCCGAATGCTTCTGTCATCTTAGCCGCGTCAAGCCCCAAAGCAGAAAAGCCTTCCTGAGCGTCCTTTCCTCCGCCAACAGTCCTTGATGAAAATTCCTTTACAGCCTCACCTAAAGTGCTGACTGATACTTCTCCGTTCTGTGCCCCATTGATAAGCATGTTAAACATATCTGCCCCGCCAAAGCCTAGATTCTTAAACTGGGAGGAATATTCATTGATCGTGTCCAGCAGTTCCCCATTTTTATCAAGCCCGGCCTGAGTTGCCTGTACAATTAAGTCCAAGGACTGAGCACCAGTTGCTCCAAACTGCTCCTGCAGCACTCCGGCACTATGGATACTGTCTGCCAGGCCGTAACCAAAGGTATCTTCAAGGAGTAATCCCGCTCTTGTAAGCTGCTCCAGGCTATTTCCCGTTTGACCAGTCATCTGATGAACCGAAGACAAACTCTTTGCTGCATCTTCCAGACTGCCGCTTATGTTATCCACGTATAGATTTTCAGCACTTTGCTTTGCCATATCCAGATCCTGCCCTTGCATTCCGGTTCTGGACTGTATGAGATTTCCGGCTGCTTTTATATCATTTGCCTGGTTGAATATTTCCATAGGGCTGGTGTTGATTCCCATCTTACCTAAGCCAGATAATGCCTTATCCCAGAGTTCCTTCATTTTCTGGACTTTTTCCTTGCCATCATCTATGGTTTTATTTAACTTTTTCTGCTGTTCCCTGGCCTCCACGATTACTTCCGTAACCTGTTCAAACTGAATTCCCATACTATGAATATCCGTTACTGCAGCCGTCATCCCAGGCAGCCCCATAAAACCACTGGCCGCCATCTGAAATTTTCGAAAGGACTCGCTTGTAATATTGATTGAATGATTGATTCTCGTTAACACGGAGGAGGCTCCATCCTGAAGCTGTATTGAATTTTGTATTGTTGCCATACGCTTTTCCCTCCTTTCCTTTTTGGAAGAACACCCTGAAAGGTGCTCTTCCATTTTTCTATCTTTTCCTTGCAGTCTTCGCCTTTTGCGCTTCTTTCTTATCATTTTCCAGCTTAAGCTGTACCGCTGCCATAACAAACGCCCGCTCATACCGGTCCAGGCTTAAAAACTCATGAGGCCATTTGTGGAGCTTGTGGAGGCAATAGTAGGCAATATTGGCCTCCATATCACCTCCTTCTATTAGTTTTTTGCTTCTTCAACCTGCTCTTCCAGAGTGATATCAAACCCGTTTACCTGCTGAATACGTTCCAGATAACCCGCGTATTCACCGGCAGTCAGCATGGCCTTTAAAAGCCCGTCTGCTCCCATGACATGATAAGAATCCTGCAACTCCTTATCATTTAAGTTGGGATAAACCGTACACTCTGCTGCCAACTTTCCAAGATAAAGGTTATAATCCGTCTCCTGGGTATACTGACCCTTTTTTCCGGTTACCTGTACCCGTTTGGTGCTCTCTTTTCTCAGAGCTTCATCTTCCTTAGAAGTAATGGCTTTAATCTCCCACTCAACCGGCTTTTTATCCGAACCTAAAAAACGTTTGGAAGCAACAAACTTTTCATGCTCAGCCTTAACTGCGTTCTGGCTTAAAAAACAACTTAAATCTCCCATTTCCTTTTATCTCCTTATTCTTTTACTGCATTCCCGCAAGGTTGCTGAATCTTTCCGGCATTTCCCAGCTTTCAAATGTAAATTCAAATTCATCTTCCAGATATTCCCCTGTTGCGTCAAATTTGGCGATAATTCCTCCATTTAAGTTGCAATCTTTTAAAATTACAGTCTGGCGGCCTACCCTGGAAGCAGGATCCTCATTGGTTACCTGGATATCAAAATAAATATCCTTTCCAGTCTGCTGGAACTTGTATAAGATATCCCGGAAAATGCTTGTATTGTAATGGAAAGTAGCTGATCCGCTTCCCTTCATTCCCACAGTCTTATTTCCCTTCATGGCACGTCCCAGAATCGGGATCTCTGATTTTACCTTTTCAATCTTTGCCTCCAGGTTCAGTGCCTGCATAAAATTGTACCGCTCATTTTCAATTGTGATAAAACACTCTGCTTTTGTGGCGCTGATCGCGTCCCATGCATCCATTGTAATATTACTCATATTTTCTTACCCCTTTCTTATGATACAACTACTGTCATGTATAAAATGCTCATGGAATTAATCGGTTTCACTGGAAAATTCACCACGACAGACCGCTTGCCCTGTCCTTTTTCCACGGTGACTTCTTCTGAATTTACAGCTTCAATGGCTCTTAACACAGCCAGCTGTTTTCCATATGTAACTATGTCATTCCAAAGGCTTACACGTCCCCCATCATCGTTAGAGATTTTGCCCAGATAACGTGTATGGAAAAGAGATGCAATATCATTTCCAATCTGATCCAGCACACGGACCGTCTGGTTATTGGAGAAATCTTCTCCCTTTTCCTCTCTATAAGTAACCAATGTGTTACTGTCAGTCAGAACCCGGATTTCACTTCCTACCTTGTGAAGCATCAGCTTGCCCGCCTTAATGGCATCCGCAAGCTGAGCCTGGGTATAAGAAGTCTTAACTGTACACTCGCCGTCGTAAACCTTATTTTCAATGGTCTTGTTGACCGTACAAGCCGCTTCTGCACCGGCAGTCCAATATACAAGCCCTGTAGCTGATTCCTCTGCCTCATTCTCCACGGAAATAACTCCCTCGTAATCAGCCTTGGAATACTGGTGTAATACTGTCTGGAACTTGACACCAGCCTCATCTCTCATGCGTTTTGTAAATGCGGTAAACAAAGCCTTCACCTTATCGTCTGCAGAAGGACAGCAAAGAATCTGGAAGGAGGAATTCTCCATTTTTTCCAGGAACTCTGCATAGTCCTCTCCTGTCACATCAGCACCATTGGTACCTCCTGTAAATGGAAGCCCTGCCGTCTCTGCAAGCGCAGCCTCCTTTTTAAATATCACATAGCTGTTGTCCTTCAGTTCTCCTGCCTCTGTGATAGTCTGGCAATCAACTTCTCTTCCGTCAAACAGTGTTTTTACATCAAATTTGGAAGGATCATCCACGTTTTTAGAAATAATGGTCATCAGACTGTTTCCCCGAATGCCGGAGTACCTTGCAGTACCGTAATCATTAGCCCCATGTACCCCTGTATTCAGGCGGTAAAAAATACCTTTCGTCATATTTCTGAAAAGCTCTCTTACCGGAAGCATGGCTGCATCATCCATTGCATAGCCAAAAATTTCTTTACACCTTTTTGGCAAATCCTCTGCGGTGACCTCGAACACTTCCTTCTCCGGCCCCCATTCAAGAACCATGGGGATTGCCGCAACTCCCCTGCTTCCCATGGCAGCACCAGTTGAAGCGGTACTGACAAAATTGATATATGCACCAGGAAATACCTTATTTTGAATTGTAAAATTTCCTCCACCTAACATACTTTCACCCTTCCTTTCATAAATTGATTCATAATTTCTTCTGCTTCTGTTACTGAGTATACTTTTTCATCGTCAAGCAAAGCGCTTAGTAAGTCCCTTTGATTGCAGTACCTTTCTGAAAGGATCAGCTGATCCTTTGTGTAGCGTACAACGGAAGTCCCGCCCGTTTCTTTCATGCTTTTTTTTGCCACAATAACACCTCTTTCACTTTATTTTTATGTCTTCCATAGACTCCTGCGGCTCTTCAGTTTTTAAAATATGAACCTGGTAATCTACCAGGAAGTTTAAAGCAGCCTCCTCATATTTTCCTTTTCTGCTGCTGCCTCTTATTAAGCAGCCATCTTCCAGAGTAATGTATTCCAGCTTGTCCATAAGAACATCCAGAACAAGATTCCTGTCCTTTAGCCGCTGTTCTGAATTCTGACCGTAATATTTCACGTACACGCTCACACTGCGGAAATAACGCTGACCGTTTACAGGTTTTTCTGATGCTTCTAAGAACCCGACCTCAAAATAAGGTTCAGCAATTCCCTCCTCCAAGGGAAGCGTACCGATTCTGGCCTCCGGAAAAAGCTCTTTTAGCCTTTTTAAGACCCCCTCCATGATTTCGTTATACATTTAATCCTCCTTTCATATGGCTCCTGCCCTTTCTTTCAGCGCCAGCTGTTTCTCACATCGGGCATATTGCTTCTGTGTAGGGCTTCTCACCTTCCCCAAATCCCTCATTTTCATAAAGCACTCCTTTCTCCACCCCCCACTTTGTAGTCATTTAGTCTACATTGTCAGCAAAAAAAATTTCGTCCTTCTTCTTCAGTGATGTAATCTTAAGCAACCGGCACAGCTCCTTGATCTCCCCTGCCTTAAACTGGTTTTCATTGTTTATCTTCCGCCAAAAACCATAGCTGGACAGACCCAGTTCTGCTGCGAGCCACCTCTTTTTCAGCCCGGACTTTTTGATTACATCATTTAGCCGAACCGTATCCGTCATACTTCGCCCCCTTTTTTGTAGTCATATTGTCTACATTGGTTATCATACTCCAATGTATCATATTTGTCAACAGCATTTTGAATTTTTGTTGAACATTCTTCTACACCGTGATATAATGATCCTATGGAGGTGATCCTATGGAAATTGGGCAGATCATTAAAAGGAGACGGGAGGCGCTTGGAATCTCCCAGGAAGAACTGGCGCAGAAGGCAGGTTATAAATCCCGTTCTTCCATTAATAAAATCGAGGTAGACGGAAGAGGGCTTCCCCAGTCAAAGATCATAGCAATCGCCAATGCTCTAAAAACAACGCCAGCCTATCTCATGGGCTGGGAAAGCGATACAGATTCTGCCTTTGACTATGTAAGCGGCTGTTTCGGGAAATTTGCCGGAGAAATGCTTGAGAATTTTCATCGTTTAAATGAGAAAGGGCAGAAGGAAGCTTTAAAACGTGTCAGGGAAATGGTTCATATCCCTGAATACGCAAAAGATCACAACCCGGTTAAGATTTTAAATACTGAAAGAAAAGCTTACCTGGACCCGGTGGCAGCCCATGAGCGGACCGACATTCAGGTGACAGAAGAAATGAAACAGCATGATGATGCCTTTTTTGATGAATAAAAAGAACTCATTGAGGTGATTTATTTGAACTATGAATCTTTATTAGAAGAAGCGGATTCCCATGGGATCATTATAAAAGAACGGCCGCTGATCGCCAATGACGGGAGGATAAGGGGCACTCAGATACTGATCCGCCAGGATATGACAGACTGCCAGAAAGCATGTGTTCTGGCGGAAGAGCTGGGGCACTACCATACCACCACCGGCAACATTCTAGATCAGTCCCAGGTATCCAACCAGAAGCAGGAACGCACCGCCCGGCTATGGGCCTACAATAAAATGATAACCTTAGAAAGGCTGGTGGCGGCAAAGGAAGCCGGCTGCCGGAACGGGTACGAGATCGCAGAGCATTTAAACGTAACCGAAGAATTTTTACTGGAGGCCTTAAACTGCTATCAGGCCAAGTATGGAAAAGGCCTGCAAAAAGATAATTACCTGATCCTTTTTGAACCTTTTAACATTTATAAGCTGGTGGATTAAACTTTTTTTGTCCTGTCTTTTATTCTGCCACATATACTATCCAGAGGTGATGTATTTATGCAACCCTGTGAACTGGTGATGTTCGTATCTTCTCTGGCCTGCTGCATTGCTGAGGACCGGTCCTCCGATGAGCTCGCTCTGCTTGGGGCTATTTTCTCCCAGCTTGGAGATTCTCTGGCAACCATTGCGGCGCAGCAGGACTTGTGTTGCGATTTAAATGAAAAAAAAGATACCAGCTAATATAATACGATAAAGGGTATATTGTAAAATCCGATCCGCAAAGAAAGGAGTGTTGTAAAACAGATGGGCAATCATCTATGGGAGCAACGCTTCTTTTTCATGTTTCAAACAGAAAAGCAGGTTCCGAAGAACCTGCCAGCCATAGTATTGCTCACAAAGCATCTGTTCCGGCCATAAGATCACGCAGACCTGCAGGCGTGATCTTTAGCCTTTATTCATTACATTCGGACGAGACCTCCGGAGCAGGATCCACCGTAATTCTCAATGTGTCTGCACAGGCTTCCCTGACCTTTTCTTCTCTGACCGCTATTAAATCCCCTGCAATGACCTTCAATATATGAACGACGGGAACTGCTAAAACCATTCCCCATATCCCGGCGATTGCGCCGCCCAAAGTGATTCCTATGACGATCAAAGCCGGACTTAAGGAAAATGAGGTCCCCATAAGCTTTGGCTGTATCACATTCCCGTCAATCTGCTGGGTAACAAGTAAAACCAAAGCAGCAATTGCCCCCGTATTGATTCCGTTTGTACACGAAATGATGATTACAACACCAATGGAACCAAAAATTGAACCAAAGTAAGGGATGATATTACAGACAGCCAATATGATCCCAAGGGCCATTGAATACCTGGAACCAAGCAAGGTAAATTCGATGGTAGTAATCACACATAAAATCAGGGAATCTAAAAGCTGGCAGACAATAAACTTTTTAAAACTGTCATTGACTATGTTTCCGTACCTTAAAACTGCTTTTCTGATTTTTTCGTTAAGAAACAAATCCATGAGCCGTCTCGTCTGGAATTTAAAATTATGAGTCTCCAGCAGGAAATAAACGGAAGTCACAATCGTAATAAATCCACTGAAAATATGGGAAGTAACTCCCAAAACCGCACTTAATGAATCTAATACCTCTTTCAGGCCGATTCCCTCCAGCATACTTTTCCAGGCGGTACGGGACGGCATAATATCTTCCAGTATTTCCGATAAGCCCAGCTTTTCAAACGGCAGATGCTCCAAGGCCATTATGGCATTATTATAATAAGTGTTGAAGTTTAATATAAAATCCAATATGCTTTTTTGAAGCAGGGGAATTACCTTATTTACGATCAGAACAATGGCAGCAATAAATAAAGCATAAATAACAAAAACACTGATTCCTCTGGAACGTTTTTGAAACGGGCTGAATTGAAGCCTGTTTAAACGCTGTTCCAGGGCAGAACATGGGATATTCAGCAGATATGCTATGACAAATCCATAGAAAAAGGGGATAAGTACCTTAGTAAATGATTTGACCCAAACCACCACATCGGAAAAATTCATAACAATTTTATAAATGATAATGACCAGCATGGCAAGCAGCAGCCTTGATAAAAATACCCTTATCTGCTTTTTTTTCAGTAAATCTCCCATCCTGACCTCCTTTCCAAATAAAATAAACGGATTTACCGGTTCGATCCTTAGACCCTAATACTTTTGCGTCAGCAGCAATTCCACTGCCATTCGGTCATTTAGCTTTCCGGTCTTCACAGCTTCTTCCGCATCCACGCACAAGTTTACATAAGACAAAATCTGTTCTTTGGAAAATGTCCTTGCCTGAGGCATGATCTTTCCTGCCGCAAAAGGAGGAATCTTAAGCTTTGAGGCAATGCCGCCCTTATCCATTCCCTTTCCCATCAGCTCCTTTACCTGCAGAATCTGGTTAAACTGCCTGGCAATAAGAAAGAGGATTCTCATGGGAGGTTCCTTTAAGGTGAGAAGGTCTTCATAAAGATCCATGGCTTTTTTGGTCTGCCGGTTCACAATCGCTGCCACCATATCAAAAATCTTATTGGTTGTCCGGACCGTGCAGATGGTTTCCACATCCTCAGCCGTAATAATCTCTCTTCCCAGAGTATAGCTTATGAGCTTTTCCAGCTCCATGCGGATATTTTCCATATCATCTCCGGTCATGTGAAGAAATAGTTCCATGGTATTTCCTGTGATCTTCTTACCTTCTCTGGAAAGCAAAGTCCCTGCCCATCTGGCAAGCTGGGCCGTATTCTGACGCTCCATTTCAGCCGCATACCCCAGTTCCTTTACCTTTTTAAACATTTTACTTCGCTTATCAACCTCAGATTCCACAAAGATCAGACATGTGGTATCCGGCATCTGGGGCAGATAAGATACCATTTCATCAGAAGCGGATTTAAAAAAACCGCTGTTTTCCACCAGGATCAGGCGTTTTTCTGCAAAGAAAGGCATGGTATCTGCAAGACTGATGACCTCCCGCACATCGATTCCCTTTCCTTCAAACTGGTTGAAGTTCATGGTATCGCCTGCCGTAATAGCTGCCTTCATTTGATTTTTATAGCTGTTTTTCAAAAATGATTCTTCTCCATATAGAAGATAAATCGGCTTGAAGCTGTGATTTTTGATATCCTGAGTCAGCGTCTGCATGGCATCCTTCCTCTCTGGCATGACTTTCTTAATAAAATTAAACACGTATTTCCTTTTTTACTCTCTCTAATTATACCGGGAGAACTTCTCTCCGTCAACGAAACTTTCAAACCGGATCCTCTCCCCATCAGTCCACATTTTTATGGCCCCTCCTTCTCCTGTTTTAAAAACCTCTGTTCCCCTCTCCTTCAAACGGTCTAAAACCTCCTGATGAGGGTGTCCGTAAGAATTATCCACCCCATAAGAGACCACAGCCCAACGGGGCTTTACTGCATCGAGAAATGCTTCCCCAGAGGAATATTTAGAGCCATGATGGGCCACCTTTAACACATTCACCTCTGCCAGCAGCAGCCTTTCTCCGGCCCTTTCCAAAAGTTCCTTCTCTCCTCTTTCTTCCATATCTCCTGTAAACAGCATGCGGCAGTTTCCATAATCTATCTTTAATACCTCTGACTCCTCATTGGTAGTTTCCGGCCTGTCTTCTATTCCTGGATACAAGCAGGTGATGCGAAGGCCCTCCACCTGGACCCAATCACCTCCTGCCACGTACTTCACTTTGGTTCTCCGCCGCCTGGCAAGCTCCTCCAGCTTCTTGATTGCCTCATCCTCCCTTCCATGATAGGGAAGCATGAGATTTTCAATTTTTATATCTTCACTGTTTTCCAAAAGATAGGCTACACCGCTTAAATGATCCTGATCCCCATGGCTGATGAATGCAAAATGAATGACTGGTACCCCTAAACTTTTTAAACAAGGCTCCAGGGAATATTTGCCCAGAGATTTTTTAGAAGAGCTTCCTCCATCCACTAAAACCGCAGATCTTCCTGCCCGTAACAGGATGCCATCCCCTTGCCCCACATCGAGAAACACAGCTTCCAGCCCATTTACAGGACCAGGCTTTAACAGCAGGATGCAAAAGCAATACATCCCTGCCAGAAAAAGGACCTTTAAACCATAGGAAGTCCTTCTCTTTTTCTCGTCTTTATTCTCCCCGGCCCTATGCTCCTCATACTCCTTCCAGATGTTCAAAGCGGACATTCCTGCAAACAGAATAAGGCCATAAGCCGCCAGCCGTCCAGGCTCCGGTCTGCCAAAGGTCAGGCTGTATCCAGGAAGCCCTTCCATGCTTTTGCAGATCCATTCATAAAAGGCAAGAATATAATGCCCTGTTCCCGCAGCAGCGGTCCCAAGAAGGGGACTGAAGCTTCCAAGAAAGATAACGCCGATTCCGGAACAAACCACCCAGTCCATTAAGGGGATAAGCAGAAGATTTAAAAACAGTCCATAGAAAGGAATCTGATAAAAATGATACAGTGTAATAGGCATGGTAACTATTTGTACCGCTGCTCCTGTGGAAATCGCGCCTGACAGAAAATTCTTCTTTCCAAGCCAGGTTTCAAGGAGGGGACCTGCCCATCCGATTGCATAGACAGCCCCAAAGGACAGCTGGACCCCTCCATTCATAAGGAGCATAGGCGACTTAAGTCCCAGGAAAAGCAGCGCCAGGGAAGTGGAGGATAAAAGATCATAGGTTCTTCCAAGATAGGCGGCCAGAAATGCGACAGACATCATAATCACAGCCCTCACCACCGAAGGACCGCTTCCTGTTAAAATCCCATACATAACCACCAGGGTGGTTCCTGCCAGACCGGCCCCTCCAAGTCCCATTCCGGTTTTCCTTAAAATCCGGTAAAAAGAAAGACCGAGGAAGGACATATGCATGCCGCTGATTGCAAGAAGATGGGAAATTCCGTTCTTTTGATATAAAGATTTAATATCCTCCGGAAGCCCTCTTGTATCTCCTAAAACGGCTGCCGTTAAAACGCCGGCATCTTCTTTTGAGGTATACTTATAAAGGAGGGAGCGTCCCCATTCCCTAGCCTGGCGTATCCCGTCTAAAAGAGGGGCTTCTCTTAAATCCAGAATCTCCAGTTCCTTACCAATAAACTTTCCGTCAATCCCCAGCCCCTGATAATATGCCTTGCTGTCAAACTCCCCCGGGTTCCTGGCAGGTGAAAAGGGTTGTACCTCCCCCTTCACTTTGATGAGCTGCCCAAGGCGCAGCCTTTTATTCCCGTTATCACCTATGGATTGGAGATCCAACGGCCTGACAGACACCATCAGACGTGAAACACGGCAGGAAATATCCTGCTTTTTCACCCGGTTTTCCTTTAGAACAATCTGAAGAGATCCATTCTTTTCTTCAAAAGAAGAAATCCTTCCCTCTGCTTCCACATAACCGGCCGAAAGCTCCTCAATGGTCCTTTCCCTCTCTTTCCACCTTTTGCAGTCATATCCGGCCCAGGCCGCGCCCAGGTATAAAAAAAGAAGAGGCAAAAGAACCCAAAGCCGGTCTCTGCCTCTCCAATAACCATAAAGAACAACCCCGGCAGCAAAAAAAGCCGGAATCAAAAGCCAGGATGTCAAAACCAGCAAAGCGGCAGTCTCTCCAAGTACAAATCCCCCTGCGATCAGACATAATGGGCGTTTTATTGTTCTGTTCCTCCTATATCATTTGGTACTTCTTCATTTTCCGCATTGTAATCCAGGTTGCGTTCAAAAAACTGGTTTAAAGAAATGGAATCCCGAAACATGACTTCCTGAGAACCGCCCACCGTAATCTGCACCTTA
The nucleotide sequence above comes from Lacrimispora sp. BS-2. Encoded proteins:
- the holA gene encoding DNA polymerase III subunit delta; the encoded protein is MQTLTQDIKNHSFKPIYLLYGEESFLKNSYKNQMKAAITAGDTMNFNQFEGKGIDVREVISLADTMPFFAEKRLILVENSGFFKSASDEMVSYLPQMPDTTCLIFVESEVDKRSKMFKKVKELGYAAEMERQNTAQLARWAGTLLSREGKKITGNTMELFLHMTGDDMENIRMELEKLISYTLGREIITAEDVETICTVRTTNKIFDMVAAIVNRQTKKAMDLYEDLLTLKEPPMRILFLIARQFNQILQVKELMGKGMDKGGIASKLKIPPFAAGKIMPQARTFSKEQILSYVNLCVDAEEAVKTGKLNDRMAVELLLTQKY
- a CDS encoding DUF6774 domain-containing protein, with amino-acid sequence MQPCELVMFVSSLACCIAEDRSSDELALLGAIFSQLGDSLATIAAQQDLCCDLNEKKDTS
- a CDS encoding ImmA/IrrE family metallo-endopeptidase, with protein sequence MNYESLLEEADSHGIIIKERPLIANDGRIRGTQILIRQDMTDCQKACVLAEELGHYHTTTGNILDQSQVSNQKQERTARLWAYNKMITLERLVAAKEAGCRNGYEIAEHLNVTEEFLLEALNCYQAKYGKGLQKDNYLILFEPFNIYKLVD
- a CDS encoding phage tail tape measure protein; this translates as MATIQNSIQLQDGASSVLTRINHSINITSESFRKFQMAASGFMGLPGMTAAVTDIHSMGIQFEQVTEVIVEAREQQKKLNKTIDDGKEKVQKMKELWDKALSGLGKMGINTSPMEIFNQANDIKAAGNLIQSRTGMQGQDLDMAKQSAENLYVDNISGSLEDAAKSLSSVHQMTGQTGNSLEQLTRAGLLLEDTFGYGLADSIHSAGVLQEQFGATGAQSLDLIVQATQAGLDKNGELLDTINEYSSQFKNLGFGGADMFNMLINGAQNGEVSVSTLGEAVKEFSSRTVGGGKDAQEGFSALGLDAAKMTEAFGSGGDTAKQAFQQTIAALSSMEDPVSRNIAGMKLFGSAWGELGSEGIMALSNLDGSVTLSTEHLEELNSVKYNDAASALSSLAKTINMGLAGPIGNTVDNVTKAISSFTTGLKGNVGEISGIFGAIGFVAGTVGRAFTEIWPVIEPVLWGIIAALIVYNATMEEGWIAVLKNAAGEAWKTICDWAETAAIIALIAAQDGLNAALAACPLNWIIMLIIILIALFYAGVAAVNKFAGTSYSATGLICGVIAVAVAFIANALMGLLEIGFGIIEYFYNGWVAFANFFGNLFNDPVASVIHLFADLGDTVLGVIQKIAEGLDFIFGTNMADTVKGWRDDLSNLADELADKYGNGTYEVKADKLDMDQVLADLGWSPERLKYGENFQKWDTFGRGLEGGAKGKLDDIKNFFRGGTSEDALSGTTDSIAQGIGDTAMNTAAMADSMDIVDEELKYMRDAAEQEIINRFTLAELKVDVNNNNTIKNMTDYDELNRRLGDATSEILASAAEGVNF
- a CDS encoding phage portal protein, yielding MGDLSCFLSQNAVKAEHEKFVASKRFLGSDKKPVEWEIKAITSKEDEALRKESTKRVQVTGKKGQYTQETDYNLYLGKLAAECTVYPNLNDKELQDSYHVMGADGLLKAMLTAGEYAGYLERIQQVNGFDITLEEQVEEAKN
- a CDS encoding phage tail sheath family protein — its product is MLGGGNFTIQNKVFPGAYINFVSTASTGAAMGSRGVAAIPMVLEWGPEKEVFEVTAEDLPKRCKEIFGYAMDDAAMLPVRELFRNMTKGIFYRLNTGVHGANDYGTARYSGIRGNSLMTIISKNVDDPSKFDVKTLFDGREVDCQTITEAGELKDNSYVIFKKEAALAETAGLPFTGGTNGADVTGEDYAEFLEKMENSSFQILCCPSADDKVKALFTAFTKRMRDEAGVKFQTVLHQYSKADYEGVISVENEAEESATGLVYWTAGAEAACTVNKTIENKVYDGECTVKTSYTQAQLADAIKAGKLMLHKVGSEIRVLTDSNTLVTYREEKGEDFSNNQTVRVLDQIGNDIASLFHTRYLGKISNDDGGRVSLWNDIVTYGKQLAVLRAIEAVNSEEVTVEKGQGKRSVVVNFPVKPINSMSILYMTVVVS
- a CDS encoding helix-turn-helix transcriptional regulator, whose protein sequence is MEIGQIIKRRREALGISQEELAQKAGYKSRSSINKIEVDGRGLPQSKIIAIANALKTTPAYLMGWESDTDSAFDYVSGCFGKFAGEMLENFHRLNEKGQKEALKRVREMVHIPEYAKDHNPVKILNTERKAYLDPVAAHERTDIQVTEEMKQHDDAFFDE
- a CDS encoding phage tail tube protein gives rise to the protein MSNITMDAWDAISATKAECFITIENERYNFMQALNLEAKIEKVKSEIPILGRAMKGNKTVGMKGSGSATFHYNTSIFRDILYKFQQTGKDIYFDIQVTNEDPASRVGRQTVILKDCNLNGGIIAKFDATGEYLEDEFEFTFESWEMPERFSNLAGMQ
- a CDS encoding AI-2E family transporter, with the protein product MGDLLKKKQIRVFLSRLLLAMLVIIIYKIVMNFSDVVVWVKSFTKVLIPFFYGFVIAYLLNIPCSALEQRLNRLQFSPFQKRSRGISVFVIYALFIAAIVLIVNKVIPLLQKSILDFILNFNTYYNNAIMALEHLPFEKLGLSEILEDIMPSRTAWKSMLEGIGLKEVLDSLSAVLGVTSHIFSGFITIVTSVYFLLETHNFKFQTRRLMDLFLNEKIRKAVLRYGNIVNDSFKKFIVCQLLDSLILCVITTIEFTLLGSRYSMALGIILAVCNIIPYFGSIFGSIGVVIIISCTNGINTGAIAALVLLVTQQIDGNVIQPKLMGTSFSLSPALIVIGITLGGAIAGIWGMVLAVPVVHILKVIAGDLIAVREEKVREACADTLRITVDPAPEVSSECNE
- a CDS encoding DUF6838 family protein, with protein sequence MYNEIMEGVLKRLKELFPEARIGTLPLEEGIAEPYFEVGFLEASEKPVNGQRYFRSVSVYVKYYGQNSEQRLKDRNLVLDVLMDKLEYITLEDGCLIRGSSRKGKYEEAALNFLVDYQVHILKTEEPQESMEDIKIK